The genome window CGGGAAGCGCCGACCGGTCGGTGCCCCCCGGGAAGCGCCGGCCGCGGCGTCCCGACCGGCGATCGGGAACACGATTATATCCGCGCCGGCACTGGTTGCGGACATGAGCCTCTCGCTCGACGCGACCCAGCTCGACCGCTACTCTCGACACGTCATCCTCGACGACGTCGGCCCGGAGGGGCAAAAGCGGCTGCTCGACGCCCGCGTCCTCGTCGTCGGCGCGGGCGGGCTCGGCGCGCCGGCGATCCAGTACCTCGCGGCCGCGGGCGTCGGGACGATCGGGATCGTCGACGACGACGTCGTCGAGCGGTCGAACCTCCAGCGGCAGGTGATCCACGGCGACGGCGACGTGGGTCGCAAGAAGGTCGACTCGGCGGCGGAGTTCGTCGCCGACCTCAACCCCGACGTCGACGTCGAGCGCCACGAGCTGCGCCTCGACGCGGGCAACGCCCGCGAGCTGATCGCAGATCACGACGTCGTCGTCGACTGCTCGGACAACTTCGCCACCCGCTACGTGGTGAACGACGCCGCCCGGATCGAGGGGGTTCCGGTCTCGCACGGCGCGATCTACAAGTTCGAGGGGCAGGTGACGACGCTCTCGCCCGACGGCCCCTGCTACCGCTGTCTGTTCCCCGAGCCGCCCGAGCCGGGGACGGTACCGGACTGCGCCAGCACGGGCGTCCTCGGCGTCCTCCCCGGGACGGTCGGCTGCCTCCAGGCGACGGAGGCGGTGAAGGTGATCATGGACGTGGGCGAGCCGCTCGTCGGGCGGATGCTGTTCTACGACGCGATGGACCTCTCGTTCGAGACGGTGCCGTACGCGCGCAACCCCGACTGCCCGGTGTGCGGCGACGACGGAATCGACAGCATCGACGGGATCGACTACGCGGCCGGCTGCCAGATCGACGCGGCCTGATTGGGTCGGGCCGGCGTCCTCGCCGACCCGCCGCGAACGCTCACAGCGGCCGGTCGGCCATCGCGCTCCCCGCGGTGACGCCGGCGTCCTCGTCGACGAACCCCGACCGGACGCACCACCGGCAGTACTGATATCCCGCCCGGTTTTCGGCGCCGCAGTGGCGGCAGACGACGGTCTCCCCGTCGGCGTCGAGCGGCGGGGGGTCGTCCCCACCGCCTCCGTCGCCCGCCTCGCCAGTCGGATCGGCGTCCGAGTCGCCGTCGAGCGCGAGCGTCGGCCCGACATCGGCGCCCTCGCCGTCGCCGTCCGACGACCGGGTCGCGACCGAGCCGAACAGCTCCGCGGGGTCGCGGTTCCGCCGGACGAGCAGCCACGTCACCGCGAGGTTGAGCGCGGCCACGCCGGCGAAGATCGCGGCGAGCGGGAGGAGCTGATCACCCGTCATATGCGTAATGTTACCATCCCAGCGTTTTGTGTCTGACGGTGGGACCGGTCGGTCGGCGCGGTGCGGTGGGGTCGCTCGGCCGGTTCGGCGATCTCGATTGGCCGGTTCGGCGGTTCCGCTCGGCCGGTTCGGCGGTTCCGCTCCAGAGTACTCTTGAGGCCGCCGGTCGAAGGCACACCCGCATGAAAGAGACCATTCACACGGACGACGCCCCGGCGGCGGTGGGCGCGTACAGCCAGGCGACGACCGACGGCGACCTCGTCTTCACGGCCGGGCAGATTCCGCTGACGCCCGCGGGCGACCTGCTCGACGACGCGCCGATCGCGGACCAGACGGAGCAGGCGCTCGACAACCTCCTCGCGGTGCTGGAGGAGGCGGGCGCCGGGGCCGAGGACGTGCTGAAGACGACGGTGTTCATGGCCGACATCGACGACTTCGACGAGATGAACGAGACGTACGCCGACTACTTCGACGAGTCCCCGCCGGCCCGCTCCGCGGTCGAGGCGGGCGCGCTCCCGAAGGGGGCCGGCGTCGAGATCGAGGCGGTCGCCGTCGTCGAGTAGATGGTCGACGGCGAGGAGGGGTCGGAGAGCGAGGCGGACGCCGCGACCGATGGGTCCGTCCCCGCGCCCGGCGCGGCGGCCACGCCGCGCGCCAGAGCGCGCTCCGCGGCGCTGTGGGGGATCGTCGGCGGGTTCGCCTTCCTTGTCCTCGCGCAGGGGTACCGGCTCCTCGGTCCCGGATCGCTGCCGGTCGGCTTCGGCGGGTTGGCGCTCGTCGCGGTCGCGGTGGCGGTCGCGTCGGCCGGTCTTACGTACCTCGCCGAAGCCCGGGTGCGTGCGAAAAGAAGGACTTAACAGTCGCACCGGATTATCTCCGCGTGAGCCAGGATGGCCGAGTGGTAAGGCGCACGCCTGGAAAGCGTGTTCCCATCCGGGATCGGGGGTTCAAATCCCTCTCCTGGCGCTTCGCTGTCGCAACAACGAGCGAGGAGCGACAGCGACGAGCGAGTACCGCGACAGCGAAGTGCGGACGGATTTGAACCCTATCAGTCGCGCGCAGCGAACGCAGTGAGCGAGCACGTCTGATTTCGGTTCAAATCCCTCTCCTGGCGTTTTCGACGAACGACACGGCGAGCGTAGCGAGCCGTTCGTCGAAAACCGAGACTGAGATTTGAACCAGGGAGTGAAGCGAGCGGTGCGAGGTGCGAGCGAAGCGAGCACCTCGATTGCGAGCGGCGAAGCCGCGAGCAGCGAGCGGAACGACTGAGGTTCAAATCCCTCTCCTGGCGTTCTGCCGACGCCGAATACGAGCGAGGAGCGACAGCGACGAGCGAGTTCGGCGTCGACGCTCCTGTCTAACTGCCTATTTATAAGAGACCGAGCGATGTCGCTGGTGATTATTTATAAACAGTTGACTACGGATCGGCGGCGAACACCGCCAAAGCCCCAACCGTGAGGAGTTCGGACGCTCGCTGTGCTCCTCGCTCAGTCGCTCCGCTCCTTCGCTGCGGTGCTTGCGTCGCCTCCGAACTCCTCACGGTTGCCCCTTTGAGTCCCACCCCGACCGCGACCGCACCGCAGCCTCACGCCTCCCCAGCCTCGTCAGTCGCCTCCGCTTTGCTCCGGCGACTGACTCCCTCGCGCGGTGCTGCTCGGCCGCGGAGCGGCCTCGCAGGCACGCGCCACCGCCTCGTTCATTTATAAGTAATCGTCGCTGCCGGCTGTCGATATTTAAATATCCAGTCGCTGTTGTCGGGCTGCGCTACTTCGACGGCGTCCGCTCCCGCCGCTTGGGGATACGTCCGCACACCGACACAAGACTCATAAGTATGGGTGTAGTTGACACGGGTGACGATGCCAGACACGAAATCGGGCCGCGAGCGGAAAGGGAGGAACAAGCGCCGCCAACTCGAGAACCACCTCGCACGGCGCGAACTCGACGCGGACGACGAACCGCCGGAACCGTACCGCGAGGCCACCGACGCGGAGTTCCTCGCCGAGTCCGACGACGCGGCCCGGTGACGGTCGCGCGCCGATTCGTTCTTTGAGGCCATCCGTCCCCGAGCCTGCCCGCAATCTCGCGTCGCGAAAGCTTTAGACCCGGGAGCGGCGTATCTCGGCGCAATGAGTCGCGGCCCCGAGCTGATAATCACGGAGAAGGACAACGCGGCGCGGCGCATCGCCGACATCCTGAGCGGCGAGTCCGCGACCGCGGAGCGGATGAACGACGTCAACGTCTACGAGTGGGGCGGCAAGCGGTGTATCGGGCTCTCCGGCCACGTCGTCGGCGTGGACTTCCCCGCCGAGTACAACGACTGGCGCGACGTCGAGCCCGTCGAGCTGATCGACGCGCCCGTCACCAAGACCCCGACGCAGGAGGGGATCGTTGCCGCGCTGCGCCGACTCGCGCGCAACGCCTCCCGTGTCGTCATCGCGACAGACTACGACCGCGAGGGCGAGCTCATCGGCAAGGAGGCGTACGAGCTGGTCCGCGAGGTGAACGAGGACGTCCCCGTCGACCGCGTGCGCTTCTCGTCGATCACCGAAAACGAGGTCCAGGAGGCGTTCGCGAACCCCGACGACCTCGACTTCGAGCTGGCGGCCGCCGGCGAGGCCCGACAGACGATCGACCTCACGTGGGGCGCGGCGCTCACGCGGTTCCTCTCCCTCTCGGCCCGACAGATGGGCGACGACTTCATCTCCGTCGGCAGGGTCCAGGGGCCGACGCTCAAGCTCATCGTCGACCGCGAGCGCGAGATCCAGGCGTTCGACCCCGAGTCCTACTGGGAGCTGACGGGCGAGCTGGCGAAGTCGGGCGGCGACCCGTTCGAGGCGCGCTACTTCTATTTAAACGACGAGGGCAACGAGCGCGAGCGCGTCTGGGACGAGGCGGTCGCCGAGACGCTCACCGAGGCGCTCGCCGCGGCCGAGGGAGCGACCGTCGACGACGTCACCCGCCGGACGCAGACCGACGACCCGCCGACGCCGTTCAACACCACCGCGTTCATCCGCGCGGCGGGGTCGCTCGGCTACTCCGCGCAGCGCGCCATGTCGCTCGCGGAGGACCTCTACACCGCCGGCTACGTCACCTATCCCCGGACCGACAACACGGTGTACCCCGACGACTTGGAGCCCGAGGAGCTGATCGAGGAGCTTTCGGCGGCCTCGACGTTCGGAAAAGACGCCGCGAGCCTGCTCGCCGAGGACCGCGAGATCGAGCCGACCGAGGGCGACGAGGAGACGACGGACCACCCGCCGATCCACCCGACCGGCGAGCTCCCCTCGGCCTCCGACCTCTCCGACGACGAGTGGGAGGTGTACGAGCTGATCGTTCGCCGGTTCCTCGCGACCTGCGCCGACCCCGCGACGTGGGAGCGCCTGCGCGTCGTGGCGCTCGCGAACGGCGAGGCGACGCCGATCGCCGAGGGCGCCGACGGGCTCGCCGCGCTCCGCGATCCGGACGACGCGTCGAAGCCGGCCGACCTCGTCGCGGACGGCGGCCTGCGGCTGAAGGCCAACGGGAAGCGGCTCCTGGAGGCCGGCTACCACGACGTCTACCCGTACCGCTCCAGCGACGAGCGGATCGTCCCGGACGTCGAGGTCGGCGAGACGCTGTCGCTGTCGAACCGGG of Halorubrum trapanicum contains these proteins:
- a CDS encoding molybdopterin-synthase adenylyltransferase MoeB — its product is MSLSLDATQLDRYSRHVILDDVGPEGQKRLLDARVLVVGAGGLGAPAIQYLAAAGVGTIGIVDDDVVERSNLQRQVIHGDGDVGRKKVDSAAEFVADLNPDVDVERHELRLDAGNARELIADHDVVVDCSDNFATRYVVNDAARIEGVPVSHGAIYKFEGQVTTLSPDGPCYRCLFPEPPEPGTVPDCASTGVLGVLPGTVGCLQATEAVKVIMDVGEPLVGRMLFYDAMDLSFETVPYARNPDCPVCGDDGIDSIDGIDYAAGCQIDAA
- a CDS encoding zinc ribbon domain-containing protein — its product is MTGDQLLPLAAIFAGVAALNLAVTWLLVRRNRDPAELFGSVATRSSDGDGEGADVGPTLALDGDSDADPTGEAGDGGGGDDPPPLDADGETVVCRHCGAENRAGYQYCRWCVRSGFVDEDAGVTAGSAMADRPL
- a CDS encoding Rid family detoxifying hydrolase, encoding MKETIHTDDAPAAVGAYSQATTDGDLVFTAGQIPLTPAGDLLDDAPIADQTEQALDNLLAVLEEAGAGAEDVLKTTVFMADIDDFDEMNETYADYFDESPPARSAVEAGALPKGAGVEIEAVAVVE
- a CDS encoding DNA topoisomerase, which codes for MSRGPELIITEKDNAARRIADILSGESATAERMNDVNVYEWGGKRCIGLSGHVVGVDFPAEYNDWRDVEPVELIDAPVTKTPTQEGIVAALRRLARNASRVVIATDYDREGELIGKEAYELVREVNEDVPVDRVRFSSITENEVQEAFANPDDLDFELAAAGEARQTIDLTWGAALTRFLSLSARQMGDDFISVGRVQGPTLKLIVDREREIQAFDPESYWELTGELAKSGGDPFEARYFYLNDEGNERERVWDEAVAETLTEALAAAEGATVDDVTRRTQTDDPPTPFNTTAFIRAAGSLGYSAQRAMSLAEDLYTAGYVTYPRTDNTVYPDDLEPEELIEELSAASTFGKDAASLLAEDREIEPTEGDEETTDHPPIHPTGELPSASDLSDDEWEVYELIVRRFLATCADPATWERLRVVALANGEATPIAEGADGLAALRDPDDASKPADLVADGGLRLKANGKRLLEAGYHDVYPYRSSDERIVPDVEVGETLSLSNRVTEGKETQPPRRYGQSRLIEEMEKRQLGTKATRHRTIEKLYDRNYVESDPPRPTRLAEAVVEAAEEFADRIVSEEMTAQLEQDMAAIAAGEKEYDEVTEASRELLSRVFDDLTESREAVGDHLQNSLKADKTLGPCPECGADLLVRKSRQGSYFVGCDGYPDCEYTLPLPSTGKPLILDETCEEHGLRHVKMLAGRKTFVHGCPQCKADEADEQEDEVIGVCPDCGAEHGGELAIKRLRSGSRLVGCTRYPDCDYSLPLPRRGEIEITDETCEDHDLPHLRVHSGDEPWELGCPICNYREFTARQEGSELQAVEGIGEKTAAKLKDAGVDGVDELKSADPDALASDVDGVGADTVRDWQAKAD